A single window of Aphidius gifuensis isolate YNYX2018 linkage group LG1, ASM1490517v1, whole genome shotgun sequence DNA harbors:
- the LOC122860507 gene encoding pyrokinin-1 receptor-like: MVSLNEHCGGMRYRRSIEWTNISYINYNNSNTTTTTNGIYSYETIEYDEEASACSPVYFILDIFHLYYIPFIISIGLVGNLLSCIVFLNTHLKMRSSSYYLAALATADFGFLIALLFVWLNSQIGWQVFNEDGWCEVLVYISAVCSSLSVWLIVAFTVERFIAVQYPLHRPHMCTTKRAKTIVVVLIGLSLICHSYAFFTAGVVHHQGDNDSGTCDLKPQHLEAMRIISIIDTIVSLIFPLILIVVMNTMITRNLFKFSRRFKSTTSDNGVTISNQFPSRDRSDINLNQIPSGSSSNNGIKLGSIGTGRRAGSQQSFHSSKNNHSSHNSSGSVAGIPAITVTPMVPVVPSSSSTAPPRNIAYQIPESTSRCIHIRSSSRNPVSTRNQQSITKMLLLISTVFILLNLPSYVIRLWVFFFTLARKDRPASLWCLQQFFMLLYYTNFSINFLLYAMCGITFRRCLQQLLRKNLKKITRYIGRRRRDSESS, from the exons atggttaGTTTAAATGAACACTGTGGTGGAATGAGGTATCGTCGTTCAATTGAATGGACAAATATATCATACATAAACTATAACAATAgcaatacaacaacaacaacaaatggtATATATTCATATGAAACAATTGAATATGATGAAGAAGCATCAGCATGTAGTCCAgtatattttatacttgatatatttcatttgtattatataccatttataatatcaattggtttagttggtaatttattatcatgtattgtatttttgaatACTCATTTAAAAATGCGTAGTTCGTCATATTATTTAGCAGCATTAGCAACAGctgattttggttttttaatagcattattatttgtatggTTAAATAGTCAAATTGGTTGGCAAGTATTTAATGAAGATGGATGGTGTGAAGTACTTGTTTATATATCAGCAGTATGTAGTTCATTAAGTGTATGGTTAATTGTTGCATTTACTGTTGAACGTTTTATTGCTGTACAATATCCATTACACAGACCACATATGTGCACAACTAAAAGAGCCaaaacaattgttgttgtaCTTATTGGTTTATCACTTATTTGTCATTCATATGCATTTTTTACTGCTGGTGTTGTACATCATCAAGGTGACAATGATAGTGGTACATGTGATCTTAAACCACAACATCTTGAAGCTATGagaattattagtattattgatACTATTGTCAGTCTTATATTtccattaatattaattgttgttatgaACACAATGATtacaagaaatttatttaaattcagcCGAAgatttaaatcaacaacaagtgATAATGGAGTTACTATTTCTAATCAATTTCCATCGAGGGATAGATCTGATATTAATCTCAATCAAATACCG agtggAAGTAGTAGTAATAATGGAATTAAATTAGGATCAATAGGAACTGGTCGTCGTGCTGGTTCACAACAATCATttcattcatcaaaaaataatcatagttCACATAATTCATCTGGAAGTGTTGCTGGAATACCAGCAATTACAGTAACACCAATGGTACCAGTTgttccatcatcatcatcaacagcacCACCCAGAAATATTGCATATCAAATTCCAGAATCAACTTCACGATGTATtc atatcaGATCATCCTCGAGAAATCCTGTATCAACAAGAAATCAACAGAGTATAACTAAAATGCTTCTACTTATCAGTACTGTTTTTATTCTTCTAAATCTTCCcag ttatgTCATACGattgtgggtttttttttttactcttgcTAGAAAAGATAGACCAGCTTCATTATGGTgtcttcaacaattttttatgcttctttattatacaaattttagcataaattttcttttatatgcTATGTGTGGAATAACATTTCGTCGTTGTCTTCAACAACTTCTTAGAAAAAAtctcaaaaaaattaccag atacattGGAAGACGACGAAGGGATTCAGAAAGTTCGTAA